A single Cucumis melo cultivar AY chromosome 4, USDA_Cmelo_AY_1.0, whole genome shotgun sequence DNA region contains:
- the LOC103489965 gene encoding 1-aminocyclopropane-1-carboxylate oxidase 1 produces MVMMSPERAAATPFEFRAPPPSPIGTSRRSSVTNDEVLTEFLEHSLRVPDLVLPETIFPRERFVENPPRIDFRLIESYDRDSVLKILDSMRSFGFFQLVNHGIPVELIGAVAEAADAGVFGISPEKKVAVGRSPEKAYGFEELWHGEDESEVSEEFVWNRDEDLKMEMEAISPIGYSNFSKKMEWLTQLTEKLGEKILEIFLENSGKIARNEVFSGHGSVWCMYKQKIKQRLSVWNDELENCFKHDVIRMLIRGTDFSHAFCFHFCHGSSPLFHAYSKRGWVSFVADESAVVVTVGDHIQGWSGGQYKHVIGRPIYKDHNKEEQSGSNNNNNGISMAFLFSPTSSSSSSSSNALKSPNEIRTLSLAHQALFALFLTLLYNFFFYILK; encoded by the exons ATGGTAATGATGTCGCCTGAACGCGCGGCGGCGACTCCCTTCGAGTTCCGGGCACCGCCGCCATCTCCCATCGGAACCAGTCGCCGGTCCTCCGTCACAAACGATGAGGTTCTCACAGAATTCCTCGAGCACTCTCTCCGTGTCCCTGATCTCGTTTTGCCGGAAACCATTTTCCCGAGGGAGAGATTTGTTGAGAACCCACCGAGAATTGATTTTCGGTTGATTGAATCGTACGATCGTGATTCTGTTTTGAAGATTTTGGATTCAATGCGTAGCTTTGGGTTTTTCCAATTGGTGAACCATGGAATTCCGGTAGAGCTAATTGGGGCAGTTGCAGAGGCAGCGGATGCAGGGGTTTTTGGGATATCGCCGGAGAAGAAGGTGGCGGTGGGGAGGTCGCCGGAGAAGGCGTATGGGTTTGAGGAGCTTTGGCATGGAGAGGATGAGAGTGAGGTTAGTGAAGAGTTTGTGTGGAACAGAGATGAAGATTTGAAAATGGAAATGGAGGCCATTTCGCCTATTGGATATTCCAATTTCag CAAGAAAATGGAATGGCTAACACAACTAACAGAGAAATTGGGAgagaaaattttagaaattttccTAGAAAACAGTGGGAAAATTGCAAGAAACGAAGTGTTTTCTGGGCATGGATCAGTGTGGTGTATGTACAAACAAAAGATCAAGCAAAGATTGAGTGTTTGGAACGATGAATTAGAAAACTGTTTCAAACATGATGTCATCAGAATGCTCATAAGAGGAACTGATTTCTCTCATGCTTTTTGCTTCCATTTCTGCCATGGATCTTCTCCTCTATTCCATGCTTACTCCAAGAGAGGTTGGGTTTCGTTCGTAGCCGATGAATCCGCCGTTGTTGTCACCGTCGGTGATCATATTCAA GGATGGAGTGGTGGGCAATACAAGCATGTGATTGGTAGGCCAATTTATAAAGATCATAACAAAGAGGAACAAAGTGGgagcaataataataacaatggCATCTCAATGGCTTTTCTCTTTTCTCcaacttcttcttcatcatcatcatcatcaaatgCCCTTAAGTCCCCCAATGAAATTAGGACTCTTTCATTAGCCCATCAAGCTCTATTTGCTCTCTTCTTAACTCttctttataattttttcttttatattctcaaataa